Proteins from one Syntrophus gentianae genomic window:
- a CDS encoding PAS domain S-box protein, whose amino-acid sequence MNAQDTDYQELIEEISRLRQKNEDLERLLAERPSIDNMLRESEERLRTSDQALRTIFDNTHDAIFIFDLNGRIRDCNQRMLDLYGVTREQALSMHILHDFSSPDNQMDQEPDRWDRVMKGEMITFEWKAMRPNDGSVFDVEVALKRIDLDSGPVILSNVRDITQQKAAEGALRESEEAFRALVEHSPDAILRLDRNHRYLYANAVSEEHTGIPPEGFLGKTFEDLGLPEELCSQWHESVERIFLSGKIERSQYQLPNGLWIDLIRIPEKDAFGQVKAVMSAARDITKSKENEILFQSLFHSAPLAIIAVDENRILTQANDNNYVTLGYRPEEMVGRNTRFLYFSDEDYQASGQSLSSADFTPKEVRLRRKDGEPAWLLMTRSYLNGRDASAGMIVASQDITARKALEEQLRQAQKMEAIGQLAGGVAHDFNNILQAILGYTQMILLSLGPDDENRGKLEQVAKAGEKAAALTRQLLAFSRRQVLHLGPLDLNSTIDDLTKMLHRLIGEDIELIFLPDSALWTVNADRSQMEQVIINLCINARDAMPEGGRLTIETRNIQFDDDDRARYDWAKPGRYAQLNITDTGCGMDLDTRSKIFDPFYTTKEQGKGTGLGLATVYGIVRQHEGMIHVYSELGQGSLFSIYLPITERTEEKTLVEPQGPAPGGHETILLAEDDEPLRFLAEEILKMAGYHVLAAVDGEDALRVYREHAQEVDLLLTDLVMPKKSGRAVYEEIRAQNPDIRCLFMSGYSEKAAHPNFVLDEGFHLIQKPFKAADLLKTLRQELDRPS is encoded by the coding sequence ATGAACGCACAAGACACGGATTATCAGGAACTTATCGAAGAAATCTCCAGATTGAGACAAAAAAACGAGGACCTGGAGCGGCTTTTAGCAGAGCGTCCATCCATCGACAACATGCTCCGTGAGAGCGAAGAGAGATTGAGGACATCGGACCAGGCCCTCCGCACGATTTTTGACAACACCCATGACGCGATTTTTATCTTTGACCTCAACGGACGGATCCGGGACTGCAACCAGAGAATGCTGGACCTATACGGCGTTACAAGGGAACAGGCCCTGTCGATGCATATCCTCCACGATTTTTCCTCACCGGACAACCAGATGGATCAGGAGCCGGATCGCTGGGACCGGGTCATGAAGGGGGAAATGATCACCTTTGAATGGAAGGCGATGCGGCCCAACGACGGCTCCGTTTTCGATGTTGAAGTAGCTCTCAAACGGATCGATCTGGACAGCGGCCCGGTCATCCTCTCCAATGTCCGGGATATCACCCAGCAAAAAGCCGCCGAGGGCGCTCTGCGGGAAAGCGAGGAGGCGTTCCGCGCCCTGGTGGAGCACAGTCCCGATGCGATCCTCCGCCTTGACCGAAACCATCGCTACCTCTATGCCAATGCCGTCTCAGAGGAACATACCGGGATCCCCCCCGAGGGATTTCTCGGCAAGACCTTTGAAGATTTAGGGCTTCCCGAGGAATTGTGCTCCCAGTGGCACGAGTCCGTTGAGCGGATTTTTCTTTCCGGAAAGATTGAACGCAGTCAATACCAGCTTCCCAATGGCTTGTGGATCGATCTGATCCGTATCCCGGAAAAGGACGCTTTCGGGCAGGTCAAGGCCGTCATGAGCGCAGCGCGTGACATCACCAAAAGCAAAGAAAACGAAATCCTGTTCCAAAGTCTGTTCCATTCGGCGCCCCTGGCCATCATCGCCGTCGATGAAAACAGGATCTTGACACAAGCCAACGACAATAACTATGTGACCCTCGGTTATCGGCCGGAAGAGATGGTTGGACGCAACACTCGTTTCCTCTATTTCAGCGATGAAGACTACCAGGCGTCAGGACAATCGCTGAGCTCAGCGGATTTCACACCCAAGGAGGTCCGGCTGAGGCGGAAAGATGGAGAACCAGCCTGGCTTCTGATGACCCGGTCGTATCTGAACGGCAGGGACGCGTCCGCCGGAATGATCGTCGCCTCGCAGGACATCACGGCCCGCAAGGCCCTTGAAGAGCAGCTGCGCCAGGCCCAGAAGATGGAGGCCATCGGCCAGCTGGCCGGGGGCGTGGCCCATGACTTCAACAACATTTTGCAGGCCATCCTCGGCTATACCCAGATGATTCTCCTTTCCCTCGGACCCGATGACGAGAATCGCGGCAAGCTGGAACAGGTCGCCAAGGCCGGAGAAAAAGCGGCGGCGCTGACCCGACAGCTGCTTGCCTTCAGCCGGCGTCAGGTGCTTCACCTCGGTCCGCTGGACTTGAATTCGACCATCGATGACCTGACAAAGATGCTCCACCGCCTCATCGGCGAAGACATTGAGTTGATTTTTCTCCCGGACTCCGCGTTATGGACGGTGAACGCCGACCGGAGCCAGATGGAACAGGTGATCATCAATCTCTGCATCAACGCCCGGGATGCCATGCCCGAGGGGGGACGACTGACCATTGAAACTCGAAACATCCAGTTCGATGATGACGATCGCGCCCGTTATGACTGGGCGAAACCGGGCCGGTATGCCCAGCTGAACATTACGGATACCGGCTGCGGCATGGACCTGGATACGAGGAGCAAGATCTTCGATCCCTTTTATACCACCAAGGAACAGGGGAAGGGGACCGGTCTCGGCCTGGCGACCGTCTACGGCATCGTTCGGCAGCACGAGGGGATGATCCATGTCTACAGCGAACTCGGGCAAGGGTCCCTGTTCAGCATCTACCTGCCCATCACCGAACGGACGGAAGAAAAAACCCTTGTGGAACCGCAGGGACCTGCCCCGGGAGGTCACGAGACCATACTCCTGGCAGAGGACGACGAGCCCCTCCGTTTTCTTGCCGAGGAAATTCTCAAAATGGCCGGCTACCATGTCCTTGCCGCCGTCGACGGCGAGGATGCCTTGCGCGTGTACCGGGAACATGCCCAAGAGGTCGATCTGCTGCTGACGGATCTCGTGATGCCCAAGAAAAGCGGCAGAGCCGTCTATGAGGAGATTCGCGCCCAAAACCCCGATATCCGTTGTCTTTTCATGAGTGGATACAGCGAAAAGGCCGCGCACCCGAACTTTGTTCTCGATGAGGGATTCCATCTGATCCAGAAGCCCTTCAAGGCCGCAGATCTGCTGAAAACCCTGCGTCAGGAGCTGGATCGTCCCTCATAA